Genomic window (Methanobrevibacter olleyae):
TATTCTAGAGATAGTTATAGATAAAATATTTTTATAAGAATTTGTAGATACTCTAATGCTCATAGGAAACTGAAAAATGTTCCTATTAGTATCTTATAATTTATCCTCATGCTCTTTGGAAACTTAATCAGTTCCAAGTGGTTTGTTGTAATTATTTATTATTAAAAAAATCTGTTAATTAAGTTCTATAGGTCTTTTAACAGAGGAATTAAAAGGTGAAGAAAATGAAAATGCCTAAGGAAAAAAGAACTTACTGTCCACATTGTAAGAAACACACTATGCACGAAGTACATACTTCTAAAAAAAGAAAAGCTAGTGAATTAAAATGGGGACAAAGACAATTCAGAAGAGTTACTGCAGGGTACAGAGGTTATCCAAGACCATTACCAGGTGGTAACAAGCCAGTTAAAAAATTAGATTTAAGATACAAATGTAAAGAATGTGGAAAATCCCACATCAGAAAATCTTTCAGAGTAGGAAAACCTGAATTCGTATCTAAATAGGTGGTTTGTATGGCAAGTAATGGTAGAGGAAACTTTTTAAGAGTCAAATGTTTAGATTGTGACAACGAACAAATCATTTTCGATCGTGCAGCTTCTGATGTAAAATGTATCATCTGCGGTAAAACTATTGTAAAATCCCGTGGTGGAAAAGCTAAAATCATGGCTCACATCGATGAAGTTTTAGATTAAGCTTAAAATTATTAATAACTAATTAACTTTAATTAAGTTATTCCTATAAATAATTAATAATTAGTTGTTATGTAATCTTAGAATAAAGATTGGTTATTTAATTAATTGAATTTTTAAAATAATTTATTTAACCAAATCTTAACTATTTTTATTTTGGTGTTTTAATTGGTAAGAAAAAGTCAAGAATGGCCAAATGAAGGAGAACTTATAGTGGGAACTGTTTACAAAGTTCTTAACTATGGTGCATTTGCTAAATTAGAAGAATACACAGGTAAAGAAGCTTTTATTCATATTTCTGAAGTTTCTTCTGGTTGGGTTAAAAATATTCGGGATCATGTAAGAGAAAATCAAAAGATTGTTGCTCGTGTTTTAAGAGTTAATCCTAAAAAAGGTCATGTCGATGCATCTTTAAAAAGAATTAGAGAAGACCAAAGAACTAAAAAGATTCAACAATGGAAAATTGAACAAAAAG
Coding sequences:
- a CDS encoding 50S ribosomal protein L44e; the protein is MKMPKEKRTYCPHCKKHTMHEVHTSKKRKASELKWGQRQFRRVTAGYRGYPRPLPGGNKPVKKLDLRYKCKECGKSHIRKSFRVGKPEFVSK
- a CDS encoding 30S ribosomal protein S27e; the protein is MASNGRGNFLRVKCLDCDNEQIIFDRAASDVKCIICGKTIVKSRGGKAKIMAHIDEVLD